From a region of the Thermodesulfobacteriota bacterium genome:
- the fadI gene encoding acetyl-CoA C-acyltransferase FadI, whose product MRNSFSNGRRVAIIHGLRTPFIKSGTLFKNLSSLDLGRMATVELINRTEVDPHQIDGVVFGTVIPTVKTPNLARDIALSAGIPSDTPAHTVISACASANQAITSAAESIMCGNYDVVIAGGVESISDFPVLLSKKFRSSLFEYKKEKNALRKIRPFLNVSLNDLVPDIPAIAEPSTGLTMGESAEKMARENHISREEQDILAYRSHKLAFQAAQDGRLSQEIIHVLVPPEYSTVVDSDNCIRPDTNPEALAKLPPVFDQRYGTVTAGNSSPLSDGASVLLLMAEEKARALGYIPLGYIRSYAYAALPPEDQLLMGPAYSTPLALDRAGLKLSDIDLIEFHEAFAAQVLSNIRALASKDFAREKLRRSDPVGEVDMERFNVMGGSIAIGHPFGATGGRLTVSILNELRRRGGNFGLVSVCAAGALGVSMVVERE is encoded by the coding sequence ATGAGAAATTCGTTCAGTAACGGAAGGCGAGTCGCCATCATTCATGGGTTAAGAACACCCTTCATAAAATCAGGAACGTTATTCAAAAACCTCTCCTCGCTCGACCTGGGTAGAATGGCCACGGTCGAACTCATAAATCGTACCGAGGTCGACCCCCATCAAATCGACGGGGTCGTATTTGGTACGGTGATACCAACAGTTAAAACACCCAACCTGGCAAGGGATATTGCCCTTTCCGCCGGGATCCCCTCCGACACACCGGCACATACGGTAATCAGTGCCTGCGCCTCTGCAAACCAGGCAATTACCAGCGCCGCTGAAAGCATCATGTGCGGGAATTACGATGTAGTGATTGCTGGCGGAGTGGAGTCCATATCTGATTTTCCGGTGTTACTCAGTAAGAAATTCCGGTCGAGCTTATTCGAATATAAAAAGGAGAAAAACGCCCTAAGGAAGATAAGGCCCTTCCTGAATGTGAGCCTTAACGACTTGGTCCCGGACATTCCGGCGATTGCCGAGCCCTCCACCGGGCTTACCATGGGGGAGTCCGCGGAAAAGATGGCTAGAGAGAATCATATAAGCCGGGAAGAGCAGGACATCCTGGCCTACCGAAGCCATAAGCTGGCTTTCCAAGCAGCCCAAGACGGAAGGCTTTCCCAAGAGATTATTCATGTCCTCGTTCCTCCTGAATACTCGACCGTGGTCGATTCAGACAACTGCATTCGTCCCGATACAAATCCGGAGGCTCTGGCAAAATTACCCCCTGTCTTCGACCAAAGATACGGCACGGTCACAGCCGGTAATTCCTCCCCTCTTAGCGACGGTGCATCCGTTCTCTTGCTCATGGCCGAGGAAAAAGCCCGGGCGCTTGGCTACATCCCTTTAGGGTATATTCGCTCTTACGCATACGCTGCGCTTCCACCAGAGGACCAGCTTCTCATGGGCCCGGCCTACTCGACACCGCTCGCGCTCGATCGTGCCGGATTAAAGTTATCGGATATCGATTTAATCGAGTTTCACGAGGCCTTTGCCGCTCAGGTGCTTTCTAATATTCGCGCCTTGGCCTCGAAAGATTTTGCCCGGGAAAAGCTGAGAAGGAGTGACCCGGTTGGAGAGGTGGACATGGAGAGGTTTAACGTCATGGGCGGCTCGATCGCTATCGGTCATCCCTTCGGAGCGACCGGTGGAAGGCTCACCGTCTCCATACTCAACGAACTTAGACGTAGGGGTGGAAATTTTGGCTTAGTGTCCGTCTGCGCCGCCGGCGCCTTGGGGGTATCAATGGTAGTGGAAAGGGAGTGA
- a CDS encoding TerB family tellurite resistance protein, protein MLDLFKKIINKTSEALASEEGRESKLKIATCVILLEAASADSELTEEELHKIIGILKARFQMTDSSVDELIEASRLEREKSTDLWYFTHLINQNLSNEEKYELMEMVWSVIYSDGTLDKFENYIAHKLLNLLNLDHSKFIEIKLRVKNNS, encoded by the coding sequence ATGTTGGACCTTTTCAAGAAAATAATCAATAAAACTTCAGAAGCACTGGCTTCCGAGGAGGGCCGGGAGAGTAAATTAAAGATAGCAACCTGCGTAATCCTTCTCGAGGCCGCCTCTGCTGACTCCGAACTCACCGAAGAAGAGCTGCATAAGATTATCGGGATTTTAAAAGCCCGGTTCCAAATGACCGATAGCTCGGTCGATGAGCTTATCGAGGCCTCCAGACTGGAACGAGAAAAATCCACTGACCTTTGGTATTTTACCCACTTAATCAATCAAAACCTGAGCAACGAAGAGAAGTATGAATTAATGGAGATGGTCTGGAGCGTGATTTACTCGGATGGAACCCTGGATAAATTTGAGAATTATATAGCGCACAAGCTACTAAACCTACTAAACCTGGACCACTCTAAATTTATCGAGATCAAACTGAGGGTGAAGAACAATAGCTGA